Within the Novosphingobium pentaromativorans US6-1 genome, the region TTCCAGTTGCCCGGCGCCCCACCCCGCATAGCCAAGCGCCATCAGCCAGCGGCTCGGCCCGCGTCCCTCGGCTATGGCGCGCAGCACTTCCATCGAGGCCGAGAGTGCACAGAGCGGCTGAACCGCAATCGTGTCGGATCCGCCCCAATCGGTGGAATGGAGCACGAAGCCCCGCCCCGGCTCGACCGGCCCGCCGTTACAGACCGCACGGTCGGGCGCAGCGCCGGGATCGATGCCCAGCTCGTTCAGGACGTCATGGAAAGTCACGCCTTCGCGGACCTGACCGATGCCGATACCGAGCGCCCCGTTTTCGTCATGCACGCACATCACGTTGACCGAGCGCTCGAAACGGGGGTCGAACATGCCCGGCATGGCCAGCAGGATGCGGCCGGAAAGATATTGTTCTTCAGTCACAAGGCAATTCTACGCCCTTGGGCAGGCCCGGCAAGCAGGATTGGCACGCGAAAGGTTCGATCCGGCGCATCCGACGATGATGAACAACGGGAAACAGGGGCTTTGAAGCGCCGGCTCCCTCCCCCCGAAGGGAGCCGGCGCGCCCGTCTCGGAAATAAACCAAGCGGGTCACACCGGGGTAACTAACCGAAAGTTGCAGCAAGTTCCACTGTTCTCGTCAATAACTTGCAAGTGCTCGGGAGAAGGTTATCCAAGCGCGCATGTCAAAGGTTCGAAATCGATTTGTTGCAAGCACTTCATGCCTCATCGCCGGTGCGCTTACCTGTTCGTTGCCGGCACATGCGGCGGATTCGAACGACGGTCCGGCTGCGCCTATCGTCGTGACCGGACGCGGGTTGGAAGAAAGCCCCGCGACACCGGCCTACGACGTCGAGACCATCGCACGCGACCAGATCGTGTCCAGTGCATCGGGCCGGATCGAGGACGTTCTTTCCTCCATCGCCGGGTTCCAGCAGTTCCGCCGCTCGGACAGCCGCTCGTCCAATCCTTCGGCACAGGGCGTGACCCTGCGCGCACTCGGCGGCAATGCCTCCAGCCGCACGCTGGTCCTGCTCGACGGTGTACCGATTGCCAATCCCTTCTTCGGCTACATCCCCCTCAGCGCCCTCGCGCCCGACCGACTCGCCTCGATCCGCGTGACCCGCGGCGGCGGCGCGGGCGCCTTTGGTACCGGCGCGGTATCGGGCACGATCGAACTGACCAGTGCCGGGCCGCGCGACATGGGGCCCCTACAGGCTCTCGCCCTCGTCAACGACCGCGGAGAAACGCAGACTTCGGCAACGATCGCACCCGATCTCGGAGCCGGCTTCCTCGTCGCCAGCGTGCAGTGGGACCGCGGCCAGGGTTTCTGGACGACGCCCAGGTCGCAGCGCGTCGATGCCTCGTCGCGGGCTGCCTATGACAGCTGGTCGGCCAGCCTGCGCGGCGTCGCTCCGCTCAACGACACCGTCGAGCTGCAGGCCTCGGCCATGGCCTATGACGACCAGCGCACCTTGCGCTTCAAGGGAGCGGATTCGACGTCGTCCGGCCAACAGGCCTCGCTGCGCCTTGTGGGGAGGGGCGATTGGCAGTTCGACGTTCTGGGCTATGTCCAGGCGCAGGACTTTTCGAATGTCGTGATCAGCTCGACACGCTTCGTGAAGGCGCTGGATCAGGCCAAGACCCCGACGACGGCTATCGGCGGCAAGTTCGAGCTTCGCCCCCCAGTCGGCGAAGCGCACGTCCTCCGCATGGGCGCAGACGTCCGCCTGACCGAAGGGCGACTGCTGGAAATGCCCTACAACACTTTCACCGGCGCGCGCACCGCGATCCGCCGGGCCGGCGGTGATCAGTCCGACGTCGGCTTCTACGTCGAGGACGACTGGACGCTTGGCAAGCTCGTCCTAACTGCGGGCGGGCGCGCGGACCGCTGGACGATCCGCAATGGATTCTACCGCGAAATCACGCCCAGCGGCGCGGTCAACGAGGACACGGCCTTCGCCGACCGTTCAGGCTGGACCGGCAATGTGCGCGGCGGCTTCGTCTGGCACGCCAGCGGAGCCCTTGCCCTGCGCGCAGCCGCCTATACTGGCATGCGCCTGCCCACGTTGAACGAACTCTACCGCCCCTTCGTCGTCTTTCCGGTGGAGACGCAGGCCAATGCCGCGCTCAGGCCGGAAAAGCTGCGCGGTTACGAAGTGGGTGTCGACACCCGGCCGTTCGAGGCCCTGACCATTTCGCTGACGGCATTCGACAACAAGCTCAAGAACGCCATCGCCAATGTCACCATTTCCGATGACGGTAAACTGCGCCAGCGCCAGAACGTCGATGCAATCCGTGCCCGCGGGCTGGAGGCGACCGCAGCCCTCGACCTCGGGCAAGTGGAGTTCGACGGCTCGCTGAGCTGGACCGATTCCAAGGTCGAGGCAAGCGGCATCCAGGCCGACCTCGACGGCATGCGCCCCTCGCAGGTTCCCAAGCTTGCGGCGAGCGGCACCATCGCGTGGCTGCCCAAGCCAGGCTGGCGCATTGCGGCGACGGTGCGCCACGTCGGCCGCCAGTTCGAGGACGACCGGGAAACGCAGGCGTTGCCTGCCGCCACCACGCTCGATGCCTATGTGAAGGTTCCCGTCATGCCGCTCGTCTCGGTGGTGCTCCGGGGCGAGAATCTCACCGACGAGACCATCGTCACACGCAATCAGCCCGGCTCCATCGACCTGGGCACGCCGCGCACCGTCTGGGCGGGGCTGCGCGTCGGTTTCCGCTAGGCTTTCACCAACGGCTTGCGACAGGCTCTGGCCCTTCGCGCCTCCAGCGCATAAGGAAGCCCGATGTCGCGCATGACCGTCAACGACCGGCCGGTCGAATTCGAGATGGATCCGCAGACGCCCCTGCTGTGGGCGCTGCGCGACGCTGCCAATCTCACCGGCACCAAGTATGGCTGCGGCATCGGCGATTGCGGGGCCTGCACGGTGCTGGTCGACGGCTCTCCGCTGCGGTCTTGCCTCATCACCATTGCCGAGTGCGAAGGCCGCTTCGTCAAGACCATCGAAGGCCTTTCGGACGACCGTTCGCATCCGGTGCAACAGGCCCTCGTTGCCGAACAGGCGATCCAGTGCGGGTTCTGCACCCCGGGCATCGTCATCAACGCCGCGGCCCTGCTGGCGCGCAATCCCGATCCGGACGAAGCGGAAATCAAGCAGGCGATCCCCAACTTGTGCCGCTGCGGCGTCTATCCGCGCCTCGTGCGTGCGGTACAGCGCGCCGGCCGGGTCATGCGCCGCGAAGAGACGATCAGCGCCGCACCGGCACCGGGCATCACCGCCGAAGACGCTGCGCGGGCCGTTCCCGCGCTGGCGCCTGCAACCGCTTCCGCGGACACCGGCAGCGCCACCGACACACCCCAGGAATAATCAGGAGAAAGCCATGAAGGCGACCATCTGGCACAACCCCAAGTGCGGCACCTCGCGCAAGACCCTCGCCGTGCTCGAGGAAACCCCGGGTATCGAGGTCGAGGTGATCGAATATCTCAAGAATCCGCCGAGCGCGGACAAGCTGGCGCAACTTTACAAGGATGCCGGGATCACGCCGCAGGAAGGCCTGCGCATGCGCGGCACCGACGCCGCCGAACGCGGGCTGCCCGATGCCGATGCCCAGACCGTTCTCGACGCCATGGCCGCCGAACCGATCCTGATCGAACGCCCCCTGGTGGAGACCGACAAGGGCGTCAGGCTGTGCCGTCCGCAAGACAAGGTCCACGAAATTCTCTGACCCTACAGGGTCGTTAACTTGCAAAGGTCGGAGGAATCTGCCACCGACTTTGCTGCACAAAAATGACGACAACAATGCGAGAGCTTCCGCCAGCATGACCAGCACAGAGCTTGCCCGTGAGGCACTGCCCCAGAAGTTGAAGCGGAAAATCAAGCGGTCCCTCGGACCATGGGGCATCTTCATCGAAGGGTTCCTGCGCAATCCGGTGATGGTCGGCTCGATTGTCCCGTCGTCGCGATTCACCATCAAC harbors:
- a CDS encoding YqgE/AlgH family protein, yielding MFDPRFERSVNVMCVHDENGALGIGIGQVREGVTFHDVLNELGIDPGAAPDRAVCNGGPVEPGRGFVLHSTDWGGSDTIAVQPLCALSASMEVLRAIAEGRGPSRWLMALGYAGWGAGQLEGEMRHHGWYAADPHPEVLFDTPVDERWNATWQAEGIDPALLSNATGQA
- a CDS encoding TonB-dependent receptor plug domain-containing protein — encoded protein: MSKVRNRFVASTSCLIAGALTCSLPAHAADSNDGPAAPIVVTGRGLEESPATPAYDVETIARDQIVSSASGRIEDVLSSIAGFQQFRRSDSRSSNPSAQGVTLRALGGNASSRTLVLLDGVPIANPFFGYIPLSALAPDRLASIRVTRGGGAGAFGTGAVSGTIELTSAGPRDMGPLQALALVNDRGETQTSATIAPDLGAGFLVASVQWDRGQGFWTTPRSQRVDASSRAAYDSWSASLRGVAPLNDTVELQASAMAYDDQRTLRFKGADSTSSGQQASLRLVGRGDWQFDVLGYVQAQDFSNVVISSTRFVKALDQAKTPTTAIGGKFELRPPVGEAHVLRMGADVRLTEGRLLEMPYNTFTGARTAIRRAGGDQSDVGFYVEDDWTLGKLVLTAGGRADRWTIRNGFYREITPSGAVNEDTAFADRSGWTGNVRGGFVWHASGALALRAAAYTGMRLPTLNELYRPFVVFPVETQANAALRPEKLRGYEVGVDTRPFEALTISLTAFDNKLKNAIANVTISDDGKLRQRQNVDAIRARGLEATAALDLGQVEFDGSLSWTDSKVEASGIQADLDGMRPSQVPKLAASGTIAWLPKPGWRIAATVRHVGRQFEDDRETQALPAATTLDAYVKVPVMPLVSVVLRGENLTDETIVTRNQPGSIDLGTPRTVWAGLRVGFR
- a CDS encoding (2Fe-2S)-binding protein; amino-acid sequence: MSRMTVNDRPVEFEMDPQTPLLWALRDAANLTGTKYGCGIGDCGACTVLVDGSPLRSCLITIAECEGRFVKTIEGLSDDRSHPVQQALVAEQAIQCGFCTPGIVINAAALLARNPDPDEAEIKQAIPNLCRCGVYPRLVRAVQRAGRVMRREETISAAPAPGITAEDAARAVPALAPATASADTGSATDTPQE
- the arsC gene encoding arsenate reductase (glutaredoxin) (This arsenate reductase requires both glutathione and glutaredoxin to convert arsenate to arsenite, after which the efflux transporter formed by ArsA and ArsB can extrude the arsenite from the cell, providing resistance.) produces the protein MKATIWHNPKCGTSRKTLAVLEETPGIEVEVIEYLKNPPSADKLAQLYKDAGITPQEGLRMRGTDAAERGLPDADAQTVLDAMAAEPILIERPLVETDKGVRLCRPQDKVHEIL